In Neorhizobium galegae, the following proteins share a genomic window:
- a CDS encoding branched-chain amino acid ABC transporter substrate-binding protein encodes MKKSLLSAVALTAMVAFSGSAWADIVIGVGGPLTGPNAAFGAQLQKGAEQAAADINAAGGINGEKIKIVLGDDVSDPKQGISVANKFASDGVKYVVGHFNSGVSIPASKEVYAENGMLEITPAATNPVFTERGLWNVFRTCGRDDQQGGVAGAYLADKFKTAKIAIIDDKTPYGQGLAEETKKAMNAKGLKEVIREGVNVGDKDFSALISKMKEAGVTIIYWGGLHTEAGLIIRQAKDQGLKTKLVSGDGIVSNELASIAGDAVEGTLNTFGPDPTLNPANKDLVAKFKAAGFNPEAYTLYSYAAVQVIAAGIKATGKADDAEAVAKTLHEKGPFKTVLGDIAFDAKGDPKIPGYIMYEWKKGPDGKYSYFPQG; translated from the coding sequence ATGAAGAAGTCTCTTCTTTCCGCGGTTGCGCTGACGGCCATGGTCGCCTTCAGCGGTAGCGCATGGGCCGACATCGTTATTGGCGTCGGCGGTCCGCTCACGGGTCCGAACGCCGCCTTCGGTGCGCAGCTCCAGAAGGGTGCCGAACAGGCAGCAGCCGATATCAATGCCGCCGGCGGCATCAACGGCGAAAAGATCAAGATCGTCCTCGGCGACGACGTATCCGATCCCAAGCAGGGCATCTCGGTTGCCAACAAGTTTGCATCCGACGGCGTCAAGTACGTGGTCGGCCACTTCAACTCCGGCGTCTCGATTCCGGCTTCCAAGGAAGTCTATGCCGAAAACGGCATGCTCGAAATCACTCCGGCTGCGACCAACCCGGTCTTCACCGAGCGTGGCCTGTGGAACGTGTTCCGTACCTGCGGTCGTGATGACCAGCAGGGCGGCGTTGCCGGCGCTTACCTCGCAGACAAGTTCAAGACCGCCAAGATCGCCATCATCGACGACAAGACGCCTTACGGCCAGGGCCTTGCCGAAGAGACCAAGAAGGCCATGAACGCCAAGGGCCTCAAGGAAGTCATCCGCGAAGGCGTCAACGTCGGCGACAAGGACTTCTCGGCTCTCATCTCCAAGATGAAGGAAGCCGGCGTCACCATCATCTACTGGGGCGGTCTCCACACCGAAGCCGGCCTGATCATCCGCCAGGCCAAGGACCAGGGCCTCAAGACTAAGCTCGTTTCGGGTGACGGCATCGTCTCCAACGAACTGGCCTCGATCGCCGGCGACGCCGTCGAAGGCACGCTCAACACCTTCGGCCCGGACCCGACGCTGAATCCGGCCAACAAGGACCTGGTTGCCAAGTTCAAGGCAGCCGGCTTCAACCCGGAAGCCTACACGCTGTATTCCTACGCAGCCGTGCAGGTCATCGCTGCCGGCATCAAGGCAACCGGCAAGGCCGACGACGCCGAAGCCGTTGCCAAGACGCTGCATGAAAAGGGTCCGTTCAAGACCGTTCTCGGCGACATTGCCTTCGACGCCAAGGGCGACCCGAAGATCCCGGGCTATATCATGTACGAATGGAAGAAGGGTCCGGACGGCAAGTACAGCTACTTCCCGCAGGGCTGA
- a CDS encoding DUF6867 family protein: MQGLFFESDSGVRYLLRFLVLIIGFWTAWRSGKAAAEGWNGYATVVVYTLLLGVAMRFLHYALFQGPFISPFYYIIDVAILLVFSSAGFRIRRTRQMVQNYYWLYEPASAFSFKKKD, encoded by the coding sequence ATGCAGGGACTGTTTTTCGAAAGCGACAGCGGCGTGCGTTACCTCTTGCGTTTCCTCGTGCTGATCATCGGTTTCTGGACTGCCTGGCGGTCGGGCAAGGCCGCCGCCGAGGGCTGGAACGGCTATGCGACAGTGGTGGTCTATACGCTGCTACTCGGCGTGGCGATGCGTTTTCTGCACTATGCGCTGTTCCAGGGGCCCTTCATCAGCCCGTTCTACTACATCATCGACGTGGCCATCCTGCTCGTCTTTTCGAGCGCCGGTTTCCGCATCCGGCGGACGCGCCAGATGGTGCAGAATTACTATTGGCTCTACGAGCCTGCTTCCGCTTTCTCCTTCAAGAAGAAAGATTGA
- a CDS encoding ABC transporter ATP-binding protein, with amino-acid sequence MAAENLLKVEAVETYYGNIRALAGVDVEVNKGEIVSLIGANGAGKSTLMMTICGSPQARTGSIIFDGEDITKLPTHLIARRRIAQSPEGRRIFPRMTVYENLQMGAGLDNLKYFNEDVEKIFTLFPRLKERQSQRGGTLSGGEQQMLSIGRALMARPKLLLLDEPSLGLAPLIVKGIFEAIKKLNQEEGLTVFLVEQNAFAALKLSDRGYVMVNGKVTMSGSGKELLANPEVRAAYLEGGRH; translated from the coding sequence ATGGCGGCCGAAAACCTTCTGAAAGTCGAGGCTGTCGAGACCTACTACGGCAATATCCGTGCACTCGCAGGCGTCGATGTCGAAGTCAACAAGGGCGAGATCGTCAGCCTGATCGGCGCCAACGGCGCCGGCAAATCGACGCTGATGATGACCATCTGCGGCAGCCCGCAGGCCCGAACGGGCTCGATCATCTTCGACGGCGAGGACATCACCAAGCTGCCGACGCATCTGATCGCACGCCGCCGCATCGCCCAGTCTCCCGAAGGTCGGCGCATCTTTCCGCGCATGACCGTCTACGAGAACCTGCAGATGGGGGCCGGCCTCGACAATCTCAAATATTTCAACGAGGACGTCGAGAAGATCTTCACGCTCTTCCCGCGCCTCAAGGAACGCCAGAGCCAGCGTGGCGGCACGCTTTCGGGCGGCGAACAGCAGATGCTGTCGATCGGGCGCGCGCTGATGGCCCGGCCGAAGCTGCTCTTGCTCGACGAGCCTTCGCTGGGCTTGGCGCCGCTGATCGTCAAGGGCATTTTCGAGGCGATCAAGAAGCTGAACCAGGAAGAGGGCCTGACCGTCTTCCTCGTCGAGCAGAATGCGTTCGCGGCCCTGAAGCTCTCCGACCGTGGCTACGTGATGGTCAACGGCAAGGTGACGATGAGCGGTTCCGGAAAAGAGCTTCTCGCCAATCCGGAAGTGCGCGCCGCTTACCTTGAAGGTGGACGGCATTGA
- a CDS encoding ABC transporter ATP-binding protein, whose product MALGTTTMTNDTILKVEHLSMKFGGLMAINDLSLEVRRGEITALIGPNGAGKTTVFNCITGFYKPTMGMLTLQRRDGKEFLLERLRDFEIPKLAGVARTFQNIRLFSGLTVLENLLVAQHNALMKASGYTVLGLLGLPAYNRAVDASIEKAKYWLDKADLTDRADDPAGDLPYGAQRRLEIARAMCTNPELLCLDEPAAGLNPRESAALNALLHLIRDEGASILLIEHDMSVVMEISDHVVVLEYGQKISDGSPDHVKNDPRVIAAYLGVEDDEVEEVIAEELDGGLR is encoded by the coding sequence ATGGCTCTCGGAACGACGACAATGACGAACGATACGATCCTCAAGGTCGAGCACCTGTCGATGAAGTTCGGCGGCCTGATGGCCATCAACGATCTCTCGCTGGAGGTACGGCGCGGCGAGATTACCGCGCTGATCGGGCCGAACGGCGCGGGCAAGACGACGGTGTTCAACTGCATCACCGGCTTCTACAAGCCAACCATGGGCATGCTCACCCTGCAGCGCAGGGACGGCAAGGAATTCCTGCTGGAACGCCTGCGCGACTTCGAGATCCCCAAGCTGGCCGGCGTCGCCCGCACGTTTCAGAATATCCGCCTGTTCTCGGGCCTGACGGTTCTCGAAAACCTGCTGGTCGCGCAGCACAATGCCCTGATGAAGGCATCGGGCTACACGGTCCTCGGGCTTCTCGGTCTGCCGGCCTATAACAGGGCCGTCGATGCCTCGATCGAGAAGGCGAAATACTGGCTCGACAAGGCGGATCTGACCGATCGTGCCGACGATCCTGCCGGCGACCTTCCTTATGGTGCCCAGCGGCGGCTCGAAATCGCCCGCGCGATGTGCACCAACCCGGAACTGCTGTGCCTCGACGAGCCGGCTGCCGGCCTCAACCCGCGAGAATCTGCGGCGCTTAACGCGCTGTTGCACCTGATCCGCGACGAGGGCGCCTCGATCCTGCTGATCGAGCACGACATGTCGGTGGTCATGGAGATTTCCGACCATGTCGTGGTGCTGGAATACGGCCAGAAGATATCCGACGGCTCGCCGGACCATGTGAAGAACGACCCACGAGTGATCGCCGCATATCTCGGCGTCGAGGATGACGAGGTGGAAGAGGTGATAGCGGAAGAACTCGATGGGGGCCTGCGCTGA
- the livM gene encoding high-affinity branched-chain amino acid ABC transporter permease LivM — protein MTASTETGHPNVLAKAVREGLFAGVISFFMFLLFVGVETYQDINNALVWRTRWGLLAIFVLVAAVSRFLTVGFIKPHIDRRKLAKAKSGVLEISEQKSFFHRHFLKIALIFLLVYPFLSLLIVGKQGSLKYVDNFGIQILIYVMLAWGLNIVVGLAGLLDLGYVAFYAVGAYSYALLSSYFGLSFWLLLPMSGVLAALWGIILGFPVLRLRGDYLAIVTLAFGEIIRLVLINWTDVTKGTFGISGIAKASFFGIWSFDTGSANSFVKAWGLSASSVYYKIFLFYIILALCMLTAYVTIRLRRMPIGRAWEALREDEIACRSLGINTVTTKLTAFATGAMFGGIAGSFFATRQGFVSPESFVFLESAVILAIVVLGGMGSLTGIAIAAVVMVGGTEVLREMSFLKAVFGPDFTPELYRMLLFGLAMIIVMLFKPRGFVGSREPTAFLKERRAVSGSFTKEGHG, from the coding sequence ATGACAGCTTCCACCGAAACCGGACATCCGAACGTGCTTGCCAAGGCGGTACGGGAAGGACTGTTTGCCGGCGTCATCTCCTTCTTCATGTTCCTGCTGTTCGTCGGCGTCGAGACCTATCAGGACATCAACAACGCGCTCGTCTGGCGCACCCGCTGGGGTCTTCTGGCGATCTTCGTGCTGGTAGCGGCGGTCAGCCGTTTCCTCACCGTCGGGTTCATCAAGCCGCATATCGACCGTCGCAAGCTCGCCAAGGCAAAGAGCGGCGTTCTGGAAATTTCCGAGCAGAAGAGCTTCTTCCATCGGCATTTCCTCAAGATCGCGCTGATCTTCCTGCTGGTCTATCCCTTCCTGTCGCTGCTCATTGTCGGCAAGCAGGGCTCGCTGAAATATGTCGACAATTTCGGCATCCAGATCCTCATCTACGTGATGCTCGCCTGGGGCCTGAACATCGTCGTCGGCCTCGCCGGACTGCTCGACCTCGGTTATGTCGCCTTCTATGCGGTCGGCGCCTATTCCTATGCGCTGCTGTCCTCCTATTTCGGCCTGTCCTTTTGGCTGCTTCTGCCGATGTCGGGCGTTCTCGCGGCACTCTGGGGGATCATCCTCGGCTTCCCGGTTCTGCGGCTGAGGGGCGACTATCTCGCCATCGTGACGCTCGCCTTCGGTGAAATCATCCGCCTCGTGCTGATCAACTGGACCGATGTGACCAAGGGAACATTCGGGATTTCGGGTATCGCCAAGGCCTCGTTCTTCGGCATCTGGTCTTTCGATACCGGCAGCGCGAACAGTTTCGTCAAGGCCTGGGGCCTGTCGGCTTCCTCGGTCTATTACAAGATCTTCCTGTTCTACATCATCCTGGCGCTCTGCATGCTCACCGCCTACGTCACCATCCGGCTTCGGCGCATGCCGATCGGCCGGGCCTGGGAAGCGCTGCGCGAGGACGAGATCGCCTGCCGCTCGCTCGGCATCAATACCGTCACCACCAAGCTGACCGCCTTTGCGACCGGTGCGATGTTCGGGGGAATCGCGGGCTCCTTCTTCGCCACCCGCCAGGGTTTCGTCTCGCCGGAAAGCTTCGTCTTTCTGGAATCGGCCGTGATCCTGGCAATCGTCGTTCTCGGCGGCATGGGGTCGCTGACCGGCATCGCGATCGCCGCGGTGGTGATGGTCGGCGGCACAGAGGTGCTGCGCGAAATGTCCTTCCTCAAGGCCGTGTTCGGGCCTGACTTCACGCCTGAACTCTACCGCATGCTGCTCTTCGGCCTGGCGATGATCATCGTCATGCTGTTCAAGCCGCGGGGCTTCGTCGGATCACGAGAACCGACGGCCTTCCTCAAGGAGCGCAGGGCGGTCTCCGGAAGCTTTACCAAGGAGGGCCACGGCTGA
- a CDS encoding branched-chain amino acid ABC transporter permease, whose translation MEYFIQQLINGLTLGSIYGLVAIGYTMVYGIIGMINFAHGDIFMLGGFAALIVFLIATSFFAGIPVALLLLLMLLVGMLMTGLWNWTIERVAYRPLRGSFRLAPLITAIGMSIVLSNFIQVTQGPRNKPIPPMVTDVFHIGGITISLKQVLIVIITAVLLFAFWYIVNKTPLGRAQRATEQDRKMAALLGVDVDRTISITFIMGAALAAVAGGMYLMYYGVASFNDGFIPGVKAFTAAVLGGIGSLPGAVLGGLLIGLIESLWSAYFSIAYKDVATFAILAFVLIFKPTGILGRPEVEKV comes from the coding sequence ATGGAGTATTTTATCCAGCAGCTCATCAACGGGCTGACTCTTGGATCCATCTATGGCCTTGTGGCAATCGGCTATACGATGGTTTACGGCATCATCGGCATGATCAACTTCGCCCATGGCGATATTTTCATGCTCGGCGGTTTTGCCGCTCTGATCGTCTTTCTGATCGCAACCTCCTTCTTCGCCGGCATTCCGGTGGCGTTGCTTCTGCTGCTGATGTTGCTCGTCGGCATGCTGATGACGGGGTTGTGGAACTGGACGATCGAGCGGGTCGCCTACCGGCCGTTGCGCGGTTCGTTCCGGCTTGCGCCGCTGATCACCGCGATCGGCATGTCGATCGTGCTGTCCAACTTCATCCAGGTGACGCAGGGGCCGCGCAACAAGCCGATCCCGCCGATGGTGACCGACGTCTTCCATATCGGCGGCATCACCATCTCGCTGAAGCAGGTGCTCATCGTCATCATCACCGCGGTGCTGCTGTTCGCCTTCTGGTACATCGTCAACAAGACGCCGCTCGGCCGCGCCCAGCGGGCAACCGAGCAGGACCGCAAGATGGCGGCGCTGCTCGGCGTCGATGTCGACCGGACGATCTCGATCACCTTCATCATGGGTGCAGCGCTCGCCGCGGTCGCCGGCGGCATGTATCTGATGTATTACGGTGTCGCCTCGTTCAACGATGGCTTCATCCCGGGCGTCAAGGCCTTCACGGCGGCGGTTCTCGGCGGCATCGGGTCATTGCCGGGTGCCGTTCTCGGCGGGCTTCTGATCGGCCTCATCGAGTCGCTGTGGTCAGCCTATTTCTCCATCGCCTACAAGGACGTCGCCACGTTTGCGATCCTCGCTTTCGTGCTGATCTTCAAGCCGACCGGCATTCTCGGCCGGCCGGAAGTGGAGAAGGTGTAA
- a CDS encoding sarcosine oxidase subunit gamma: MSINLLHRHVLEVHVSGFETDPNPNHLSIIRRPVIFSVLAHAGQETAVAEALWNAPDVALRFCGPSEWLAVSRTVGADTVAGMLSGIAGASYVDQSDGRVLMEISGPSVRTILAKCVASDLHPEVFEEGHSAAMLCCHAEANVARTGADTFEIIVPRSLAGSVFEELMEMGREHALTHGFAD, from the coding sequence ATGTCAATCAATCTTCTGCACCGGCATGTCCTTGAGGTTCATGTCTCCGGCTTCGAGACGGATCCGAATCCGAACCACCTCTCAATCATTCGCCGGCCCGTGATCTTCTCGGTTCTCGCCCATGCAGGCCAGGAAACAGCCGTCGCCGAGGCACTGTGGAATGCCCCGGATGTGGCGCTGCGCTTCTGCGGCCCGTCCGAATGGCTTGCCGTATCGCGGACGGTCGGCGCCGACACGGTCGCCGGCATGTTGTCCGGGATCGCCGGAGCGTCCTACGTCGACCAGAGCGACGGCCGCGTGCTGATGGAAATCTCCGGTCCGAGCGTGCGAACGATTCTGGCGAAATGCGTGGCGAGCGACCTGCATCCTGAGGTGTTCGAGGAGGGCCATTCCGCCGCGATGTTGTGCTGCCATGCCGAGGCGAATGTCGCCCGCACCGGTGCCGACACGTTCGAGATCATCGTGCCGCGCTCGCTTGCGGGGTCGGTTTTCGAGGAACTGATGGAGATGGGCCGCGAACATGCGCTGACCCACGGCTTTGCTGATTGA
- a CDS encoding sarcosine oxidase subunit alpha family protein produces MTSYRLGSGGAINRGQSLTFTFDGRTYKGFEGDTLASALLANDQMLMARSFKYHRPRGVVTAGSAEPNALMTIGAGARAEPNARATVVELYNGLAAASQNRWPSLKHDFGAVNDLFSPFLGAGFYYKTFMWPGVLWEKLYEPLIRRAAGLGKVTMQADPDRYEKSWAHCDLLVIGAGPTGLMAALAAGRAGVRVILADEGFRFGGSLLSESAAVGGQPAAEFAAEIVEELATLPNVTLMPRTTVFGWYDDMVFGAVERVQKHVASPSPDLPMERLWRVVAKRAILATGAEERPLVFGGNDKPGVMTAGAARTYLNRYGVAVGGKVAVFANGGSGYRAAADLFAQGVDVTAIIDARPQSADPVPDGIRIIRNGSVIATKGRRRIEGLIAERSGFEEVIGCDALAVSGGWSPIVHLMCQRGAKPVWSDGKQAFLAPDVGGAFVAAGSAAGHASLGDCLKDGSVKAHAALDALGRLVGSLDTPEVEGEYDPSFAPLWYVPGARDKAFVDFQNDVHVGDLGLAQREGFRHIEHTKRYTTAGMATDQGKLGNVNTAGIVAGMRGVSPAEIGTTTFRPFYTPVSFGAVAGTARAEHAAPVRTSPLHGWARKNGATFVESGLWYRSAWFPREGEKTWRESVDREVLNVRAHAGLCDVSTLGKIEIFGRGAAEFLDRIYSNSFLKLPVGRARYGLMLREDGIVFDDGTVSRLSENRYVMTTTTAFAAEVLAHLEFSAQTFWPELDVRFVSSTDQWAQMSLAGPKARIIMSRVVQDDISDAAFPFLAAREVVLRDGLKARLFRISFSGELAYELAVPAGYGEAVADAIMDAGHEEGICAYGVEALNVLRVEKGHVTHSELDGRTTADDVGLGRMMAMQKPDFIGKRLSMRFGLTAADRLQLVGLKPIEADKEIKAGAHLLKDGAKPSTANDQGFVSSACFSPTLGHFIALGMLKSGRERIGERVMVWDGLRGSEVLSEVCPPVFVDPENSKLHL; encoded by the coding sequence ATGACCTCCTATCGTCTCGGATCGGGCGGCGCGATCAATCGCGGCCAGTCGCTCACCTTCACCTTCGACGGCAGGACCTACAAGGGTTTCGAGGGCGATACGCTCGCCTCGGCGCTGCTGGCCAACGACCAGATGCTGATGGCCCGCAGCTTCAAATATCACCGCCCGCGCGGCGTGGTGACGGCAGGGTCCGCCGAGCCCAATGCGCTGATGACGATCGGGGCCGGCGCGCGCGCCGAGCCGAACGCTCGGGCGACGGTGGTCGAGCTCTACAACGGCCTTGCCGCCGCAAGCCAGAACCGCTGGCCGTCGCTGAAGCACGATTTCGGCGCGGTGAACGACCTCTTCTCGCCGTTCCTCGGTGCCGGTTTCTACTACAAGACCTTCATGTGGCCGGGCGTGCTGTGGGAAAAGCTCTACGAGCCGCTGATCCGCCGCGCCGCCGGGCTCGGCAAGGTCACGATGCAGGCCGATCCGGACCGCTACGAAAAGTCCTGGGCTCATTGCGACCTGCTGGTGATCGGCGCCGGCCCGACCGGCCTGATGGCGGCGCTTGCAGCCGGCCGGGCCGGGGTCCGCGTCATTCTGGCCGACGAGGGGTTCAGGTTCGGCGGTTCGCTGCTGTCGGAAAGCGCTGCGGTCGGCGGCCAGCCGGCTGCCGAGTTCGCCGCTGAGATCGTCGAGGAACTCGCCACGCTGCCGAATGTCACCCTGATGCCGCGCACGACCGTGTTCGGTTGGTATGACGACATGGTGTTCGGTGCGGTCGAGCGGGTGCAGAAACATGTGGCCTCGCCATCGCCGGACCTGCCGATGGAGCGGCTGTGGCGCGTCGTCGCGAAACGGGCGATCCTCGCCACCGGGGCCGAAGAACGGCCGCTCGTCTTCGGCGGCAACGACAAGCCGGGCGTGATGACCGCAGGGGCCGCGCGCACCTATCTCAACCGCTACGGCGTTGCTGTCGGCGGCAAGGTCGCGGTCTTCGCCAATGGCGGTTCAGGCTATCGCGCTGCTGCCGATCTCTTCGCGCAGGGGGTCGACGTCACCGCGATCATCGATGCGCGGCCGCAATCGGCCGATCCGGTGCCGGACGGTATCCGCATCATCCGCAACGGCTCGGTGATCGCCACCAAGGGGCGCCGTCGCATCGAGGGGCTGATCGCCGAGCGTTCCGGCTTCGAGGAAGTGATCGGCTGCGATGCGCTTGCCGTGTCCGGCGGCTGGTCGCCGATCGTGCACCTGATGTGCCAGCGCGGCGCCAAGCCCGTGTGGTCGGACGGGAAACAGGCATTCCTGGCGCCTGACGTCGGCGGCGCTTTTGTGGCTGCCGGTTCGGCTGCCGGCCACGCGTCGCTGGGTGATTGCCTGAAGGATGGTTCGGTCAAGGCGCATGCGGCGCTCGACGCGCTGGGCAGGCTGGTGGGGTCCCTCGATACGCCCGAGGTCGAGGGCGAATACGATCCGTCCTTCGCGCCGCTCTGGTACGTGCCGGGCGCCCGGGACAAGGCTTTCGTCGATTTCCAGAACGACGTGCATGTCGGCGATCTCGGCCTCGCCCAGCGGGAGGGTTTCCGTCATATCGAGCACACCAAGCGTTATACGACCGCCGGCATGGCGACCGACCAAGGCAAGCTCGGCAATGTCAACACGGCCGGCATCGTCGCTGGAATGCGTGGTGTGTCGCCGGCCGAGATCGGCACCACCACATTCCGGCCGTTCTACACGCCGGTCTCGTTCGGTGCTGTGGCCGGCACTGCGCGGGCCGAACATGCGGCCCCTGTACGTACCTCCCCGCTGCATGGCTGGGCGAGAAAGAACGGCGCGACCTTCGTCGAATCCGGTCTCTGGTACCGCTCCGCCTGGTTCCCGCGGGAGGGCGAAAAGACCTGGCGGGAAAGCGTCGATCGCGAGGTCCTTAACGTCCGCGCCCATGCCGGGCTCTGCGACGTCTCCACGCTCGGCAAGATCGAGATATTCGGGCGAGGTGCTGCGGAATTCCTCGATCGCATCTATTCCAACAGCTTTCTCAAGCTTCCGGTCGGAAGAGCACGTTACGGGCTGATGCTGCGCGAGGACGGCATCGTCTTCGACGACGGAACAGTGAGCCGGCTTTCCGAAAACCGCTATGTCATGACCACGACGACGGCTTTTGCCGCGGAAGTGCTCGCGCATCTGGAATTTTCGGCGCAGACCTTCTGGCCGGAACTCGACGTGCGCTTCGTCTCCTCCACGGATCAGTGGGCGCAGATGTCGCTCGCCGGGCCGAAGGCGCGAATCATCATGAGCCGCGTCGTGCAGGACGATATTTCCGATGCTGCCTTTCCCTTCCTCGCCGCCAGGGAGGTAGTGCTGCGCGACGGGCTGAAGGCGCGGCTGTTCCGCATCTCCTTCTCGGGCGAGCTCGCCTACGAGCTTGCGGTTCCGGCCGGCTACGGCGAGGCGGTCGCCGATGCGATCATGGATGCCGGGCATGAGGAGGGGATCTGCGCCTATGGTGTCGAGGCCTTGAACGTGCTGCGCGTCGAGAAGGGGCATGTCACCCACAGCGAGCTCGACGGCCGCACCACCGCGGACGATGTCGGGCTCGGCCGGATGATGGCGATGCAGAAGCCGGATTTCATCGGCAAGCGGCTCTCGATGCGATTCGGGCTGACAGCCGCGGACCGGCTGCAGCTCGTCGGATTGAAGCCGATCGAGGCCGACAAGGAGATCAAGGCCGGTGCGCATCTGCTGAAAGACGGCGCGAAACCGTCGACGGCGAACGACCAGGGTTTCGTCTCGTCGGCCTGCTTTTCGCCAACGCTCGGGCATTTCATCGCGCTCGGCATGCTGAAGTCCGGGCGCGAGCGGATCGGCGAGCGGGTCATGGTCTGGGACGGGTTGCGCGGTTCGGAAGTGCTCAGCGAAGTCTGCCCGCCGGTCTTCGTCGATCCCGAAAACAGCAAACTGCATCTCTGA
- a CDS encoding sarcosine oxidase subunit delta, with the protein MASLITCPHCGTRPKEEFSIRGAAAPKRPLPTAKDEAWHRYVYVRDNPKGRTLEYWHHVAGCRRFLVVERDNLTHEVFGVTDASEFKWAGAAE; encoded by the coding sequence ATGGCAAGCCTGATCACCTGTCCGCATTGCGGCACCAGACCCAAGGAAGAGTTTTCGATCCGCGGGGCCGCCGCGCCGAAACGCCCTTTGCCGACCGCCAAGGACGAGGCCTGGCACCGTTACGTCTATGTGAGGGACAACCCGAAAGGGCGAACCCTAGAATACTGGCACCATGTCGCCGGCTGCCGCCGCTTTCTGGTGGTCGAGCGCGACAACCTCACCCATGAGGTTTTCGGCGTGACCGACGCTTCGGAATTCAAGTGGGCGGGAGCTGCCGAATGA
- a CDS encoding sarcosine oxidase subunit beta family protein produces the protein MRYSAYSIFKEALSGNRMWKPAWREPQPKPHYDVIIVGGGGHGLATAYYLAKEFGITNVAVLEKGYLGSGNVGRNTTIIRSNYLLEGNNPFYEFSLKLWEGLERDFNYNAMVSQRGMLNLFHSDGQRDHYARKGNGMRLHGVDAELLDREQVRRKAPYLNFDHARFPIMGALYQKRAGTVRHDAVAWGYGRGADARGVDLIQHCEVTGIRRENGLVVGVETTRGFIGCNKLALAAAGNTTTVGRMADLELPIETHVLQAFVSEGLKPVVDHVITYGAGHFYISQSDKGGLVFGAEIDFYSSYALRGNLQTVEHTMEEGVSLIPGLSRAKVLRSWGGVMDMSMDGSPVIDRTPIDNLYLNCGWCYGGFKATPASGFCFAHLIAKNETHHVSRFMRLDRFERGYTIDEAGRGPQPNLH, from the coding sequence ATGCGTTATTCGGCCTATTCGATCTTCAAGGAAGCGCTCTCCGGCAACCGGATGTGGAAGCCGGCCTGGCGCGAACCGCAGCCGAAGCCGCATTACGACGTGATCATCGTCGGCGGCGGCGGGCACGGGTTGGCGACCGCCTATTACCTCGCCAAGGAATTCGGCATCACCAATGTCGCGGTGCTCGAAAAGGGCTATCTTGGTTCCGGCAATGTCGGGCGCAACACGACGATCATCCGCTCCAACTACCTGCTCGAAGGCAACAACCCGTTCTACGAATTTTCGCTGAAGCTCTGGGAAGGGCTGGAGCGGGATTTCAACTACAATGCGATGGTCTCGCAGCGCGGCATGCTCAACCTGTTTCATTCCGACGGCCAGCGGGATCACTATGCGCGCAAGGGCAACGGCATGCGCCTGCATGGCGTCGATGCCGAACTGCTCGACCGCGAACAGGTGCGCCGGAAAGCGCCCTATCTCAATTTCGACCACGCCCGGTTCCCGATCATGGGGGCGCTCTACCAGAAGCGCGCTGGCACCGTGCGGCATGACGCGGTCGCCTGGGGTTACGGCCGCGGCGCCGATGCCCGCGGGGTCGATCTGATCCAGCATTGCGAGGTAACTGGCATCCGCCGCGAGAACGGCCTCGTCGTCGGCGTCGAGACGACCAGGGGCTTTATCGGCTGCAACAAGCTGGCGCTGGCGGCTGCCGGCAATACGACCACCGTCGGGCGGATGGCCGATCTCGAACTGCCGATCGAGACGCATGTGCTGCAGGCCTTCGTGTCGGAAGGGCTGAAGCCCGTCGTCGACCATGTGATCACCTATGGCGCCGGCCATTTCTATATATCGCAGTCGGACAAGGGCGGGCTGGTGTTCGGCGCCGAGATCGACTTCTATTCGTCCTATGCGCTGCGCGGCAATCTGCAGACCGTCGAGCATACGATGGAGGAGGGGGTGTCGCTGATCCCCGGTCTTTCGCGCGCGAAAGTGCTCAGGAGCTGGGGCGGGGTGATGGACATGTCGATGGACGGATCGCCGGTCATCGACCGCACGCCGATCGACAATCTCTATCTCAACTGCGGCTGGTGTTACGGCGGCTTCAAGGCGACACCGGCTTCCGGCTTCTGTTTCGCCCACCTGATCGCCAAAAACGAGACGCATCACGTCTCGCGCTTCATGCGGCTCGACCGGTTCGAGCGCGGTTACACGATCGACGAAGCGGGCCGTGGCCCCCAGCCGAACCTCCACTGA